A region of the Myxococcus stipitatus DSM 14675 genome:
TGGGGCTGCGCGGAGGAGGTCGTGACGCTGGTGGCGGCGCACGCGCGCTGAGGCGTCAGGCGCGAGCGCGGAGCACGGTGCCGAAGCCTCGTTCACGTCCGAGGGCGGGGGAGACGGCGCCGAGGCTCACGGCTTCGCGGCCGGAGATGAGGACGGACTTCACGGCGGCGTCGTTGCGGCGCACCAGGCGGATGAAGCCGCCGAAGTTCTCCATGGGGGCCTCCGCGATTTCATCGAGGCTCGAGTCGAGGCCCTCGGGGTTGATGACGACCAGGTCGGCGCGGCGGCCCTCGGCGAGGACTCCGGCGTCGAGGCCGAACCATTCGCCGATTTCACCGGTGAGGCGGTGGACGGCGCGTTCGATGGGCATGAAGGGCTCGCCGCGCTTCTCGGCTTCGCGGACGAGGCGCAGGAGTCGGAGGGGGAAGTTGTAGTGGGCCATGTTGCGCAGGTGGGCGCCCGCGTCGGAGAAGCCCACGAGGATGTCTGGGTGGCGGCAGATGAACTCCAGCTCCTCGCGTCGGTCATTGGCCATGACGGTGTACCAGCGCAGCGCGTCTCCATGCGTGGCGACGAGGTCGAGGAAGACATCCACGGCATCGCGTGATTGGTCCTGGGCGACCTGGGCGAAGGACTTGCCGACCAGGGTGGGGTCGGGGCACTGGAGGATGCGGGACTGGTTGAAGTCGCGGTGGAAGGCGCGAGGGAGGAAGCGGTTGGTCCATTCGGCGCGGAAGCGGGAGCGGTAGGCGGGGTCGTTGAGGAGACCGGTGCGGGAGGCTGCGTCCTGGAGGTGGAGGGCGGCGGCGCCGGCGCCGAACTCCTCGAAGACGACGAGGTCGATGCCATCGGCCCACAGGTCGAAGACTTCAGGCAGGGCCTGCCAGCGGAAGTTGGCGCCGAGGAGTCGGTTGGCGACGCGGGACAGGACACCGATGAGGCGATGGATGCCTCGGCTGGCGCGAGGGTCCATCATGGAGATGACGGTGGTCTTCAGCGTCGGGCGCCACAGGCCCATGCTCTCGAGGAGGAAGAGGACGACGTTGACCTTGGTGCTGATGTTGGGGACGCCCTGGAAGACGCGGCCTTTCTCGCGAAGGAGGCGGGTGAGGCGGCGGTATTCGCTCCAGCGGGCGTAGGTGGAGGGCAGGGGGCGGCTGCGGATGTCGCGGGTGCCGCCCATCTTGTCCCACTTGAGGGTCATGATGGAGAGGCCCAGGTAGCCCAGGTCGAGGCCCTCGCGGACGAGGGACTCCATGCGGCGCAATTCGTCTTCGCTGGGGCGGACGCCGGAGTCGAGGCTGCGGTGGAGGCCCATGGTGTGGGCGCGCAGCGCGGAGTGGCCGAGGAAGGAGGCGACGTTGGGGCCCAGGGGGAGGGCTTGGAGGTGCTCCAGGTAGCTGGGGAGCGAGTCCCACGTCTTGCGCTCTTCGAGGAGGGCGCGGACGGTGGCGTAGGGGATGGCCTCGACGCGACAGAACATGTCCGCGAGGTCCTCTGGGGTACCGAGGGCGAGGCTGAGTGAGCAGCTCCCGAGGACGACGGAGGTGACCCCGTGGCGGACGGACTCGGAGAGGGAGGGAGCCAGCTCGACTTCGGCGTCGTAGTGGGTGTGGAAGTCGATGAAGCCCGGAGTCACCCAGTGGCCCGTGGCGTCGATGACGCGAGTCCCCGGTGCATGGGGGATGGGGGCAGGGGAGAGGGTGGTGACGGTGCCGCCCTGGATGCCGACGTTGAGCTTCCGCGGGGGATTGCCCAGACCATCGAACACGAGGCCGTTCTCGACGATGAGGTCCATGTCTCCGAGCTTAGCCCGGAGATGGGTTCAGTGTACGGATGTCTGTTCGGGGGGGCGTGCGAACGAGGCACAATGCCTGTCACTCGCGGCACGGGGGGAGTTCATGGTGGAGCGATTGAACCCGCTGATTGGGAAACGAATCCTGGCCCTGCTGCTGGTCCTTCCTGGCTGTTCCCTGTTTCAGCGACCACCTCGCCCTGTTCATGCGCCTCCCGAAGAATCGGCGAAGGTGGAGATTCCGCTCGCGATGTCAGCGGAGGGACGCCAGGTCATCAGAGGCGCAATGGTTCGAGCGATTCAGCTCGCCATGGATGATTTCCTGCCGTGGGATCACAAGCTGCCAGGAGACGCGACGCCGCTTCAGCAGTGCCTTTCTCGGCGAGACGCCTACGACGTCGCGGCGGTCCCTGGACCCAAGGGCGTGATGTTCGTCACCCTCATTCCCAACCCCGACGTCTGCGACGTTGGTGGCCCACCCATCCTGGACGTGGGGGCAACCTACGCAATCGATGTCGTTGGCTGGCGCATCCTCTCCGTGCAGCAGTAGCGGCTCACCGCGCCTCACCCGAATCTGGGGCGAGGACGGGCCACGGTCTCAGCGGATATGTGGCCTCGCTCCAGGATGAGGCGTGGAATCCGGCTCATCGCGCTCACGGCCAGGCTCTCCAACTCGAGGGTTTTCTCCACGGCGAATCCCAGATGTTTGTACATCGGCACATTGCGCGGGTCCGCGGTCGTGAGGAACAGCGAATGTTCCGGCAGGTCCGCCTCGATGCGGCTCAAGAGCACCCGCGTGAGTCCCTGTCCCCGCGCCCCCTCCGCGACGCCAATGAACTCCAGCGTCCACATTCCCGCGGGCTTCAAGGGCTCCGTCAGCTCGAGATAGCGGAGCGTCCGTCGGACGCACTGCCATCCACAGGCACTCCCCACCGCCGCCATCCAGCGGAGCTGCTGGAAGAGCCGAGGCGGCGGCGCCGCCGGACTGACGATGGCCACCGCAAGCACCTCATCACCTCGTGTCACCGCATATCGACGGGCACCCGGCCGAGAGTCATTCAGCGTCAGCGTCGCCGTGAACCAACGCCGCGAGATGTCCCGGTTCGCACCACAAACCCAGCGCATCCCAGGCTCATTCGCGAACGCCTGTGCCAGCACGTTCGCACACTCGGCCAGGGGCACGTCCTCCCGAATCTCAAACATGAGGCGCACCCCGTCGATACAGCGGAGCCTCCGGAACCAGGTGCCCCACGAGCAGCTTCAAGAAGAACAGCGGCGGAATCCAAGCCAGCGACGGCGGAAGAGGGAACAGGGCCAGATTCACGACCAGCGCCACCATGAACGCCGCCATCGCCACCGGCCGCTTGCCCTCCGCCGGGATGCGCTCGACGAGCACCGCGCCACAGAGCAGCAGCCCCGCGTTGACCAGACTCCAACGCCAGTCTTGCCCCAACACCAGGAACCCCACCCCCAGCAGATGCAGCAGATGCGAAGCGACAAACGCAAGCCGCGCGCGAGGATTCGCCTCGCGGTGATACCAGCGCTTGGCGGCATTCGTGGCGTTCGTCAGCACCCCCCCCACGAGATCCAACCCGATCACCACCACCACCGCCGTCTGCAACCACGACCACGCCTCGCGCTCCGGAGCGCGCCAGATGAGCAGCCCCAGGAGACACGCCGTCACCACGCCGCCCCACGCCTCCACGGCGAACTCCACCCGGCTCTTCCCCGGGCCCATGAAGCGCTCGAGGCCCCCCGCCCAGCCGGACGGAGTCGTCGGAATCACCCAGTCGACGTGCAAATCCTCTCTCATGTCGTTCCTCCCTGCCTGGCGCCCTTGCGCGGTGACCACAGCCCTTCCAGCAAGCTCCATGTCAGCGACGTGTCGACAGCCGCCCCCGCGTGCATCCCTTGCAAGGCCCACGCATCCGCGGCCTGGAAGAACGCCCGAGTCACCCCCAGCAGCAGCGAGCGGTCCACGTCATTCCGGATGACCCCGAGCCGGAGCCCGTCATCCACCACGGCCTCGAACCACGCCAACCCCACCTCATCGGGCGCACCACCCGGCGCCGCCCCCAGGAGCGCGAGGTCCTCGGGGTTCTTCGCCAGATGGTCCACGAGCCGGGCACTGCTCAGCCGCAATCGCTCCCAGAACACTCGGGCCGACGGCGCGGCCTCCCACGTCCCCAGGACCCCCAGGACCCGCGCCTTCACCTCCGAGAGCACCGTCCTCGCGAGGTCCTCCTTGCCATCGAAGTACTGATACGCCGCCGTCTTCGAGATGCCAGCGTCCGAGATGATCTGGTTGTACGACGCACCCTCGATGCCATCCCGGGCGAAGTGGGCGCGCGCAATCGCGAGGATTTCCCGCTGCCGCTCTTTCGGCAGTCGGAGGAAGCGAGGAAGAGGCATGGTGTACCAGTGGTACACCCTATCGGTACGCACCGCAAGTGCCCCTGTCTTCACTCGAGCCCGTGACGCAGGGGACGAGGCCCCGGGCGCTCGCCCGCGTGTCGGCTCTCTCGTCCTGTCGTGCCTACCCTTTCGGCGGACCTGGTCATGGGAGGTGAGAGGTGTCGCGAACGCACTGGACCTGGCTGACGGTGGCGGGCCTTGGGATGGCGCTGGGTGCCTTCCCCGGGTGCGAGGATGAGCAGTCGCGCGAGGCGGGCCGCCAGGTGGGGAAGGCGGCGAAGGATGTGCGCGAAGGGGCGCGAGAGGCCGCCGAGGACGTGAAGTCCGCGAGCGAGCAGGCGGCCGAGGGCTTCAAGGAAGGGATGGGAGGCTCCGGCTCGCCGCCCGACGCGGGGACACCGGACGCCTCGGGTCACCGGTAACGTTGGCTGGACGACCGCTGCGTCTCGATGTCGGCATCTTCTCGCTGATGGTGCCGAGGCCGGTGTGGCACGTTGCCGCGGGCGGGGCGTCAGGGTGACGCCTCGCGGCCATGAAGCGGCTGCTGGGGGCCTCATGAGCGAGCTGGAATTGGAGAAGGTCTATCGCCGGGGCGAGGTGTCCCCGGGTGTGCGGCGCGTCCAGGAATGGCTGACGCTGAATGGCTTTGCCGTCGCCGTCGATGGGGACTTCGGCCCCGCGACGGAAGCGGCGCTCAAGCGCTTCCAGGCGAAGACGGGGCTGCCCGTCACGGGCGTCGCCGACGCGGCCACCTTCGCGCGGCTGTCCGCCTCACTGCGGTCCGCGCTCGGGCAGCTCGCCCCCGAGGGCCGCTCCCTGGGCGAGCTGACCGTGGCGTACGCCGCGCAGCACCTGCGCCACCTTCCGCGCGAGGTGGGAGGGCGTAATCGAGGCCCGTGGGTGCGGCTGTATCTGGACGGACATGAAGGCGAGTCCTGGTGCTGGTCCGCCGGCTTCGCGACCTATTGCTTGCATCAGGCCGCGAGGACGCTGGGCGTGGAGATGCCCGTGGAGCGGACCTTCTCGAGCGACCTGCTGGCCGCGCAGAGCCGCGTGCGCGAGCGTTTCCTGTCCACGCTGAGCGCGCCCCCGGACCGCATCCTCATCCGGCCCGGAAGCCTCTTCCTGCGGCGCAGGACTCGAGGCGACTGGGTCCAGGCGGGCATCGTCACCGAGGTGGATGAGGAGACCTTCCAGACCATCGAGGCCAACACGAACGACGAGGGGACCCACGAGGGCCACGAAGTCTGCGCCCGGACGCGGGGCTTCAAGAGCGTGGACTTCGTTCTCGTGTGAGGGATGCCGAGGACACGGCGCGCGGAGTGTAGTGCGCCACCACGGGCTGGTGGTCCGAGGACTCGGTGCTCCGGTCGACCTCGAAGAGGATGGGCTCCAGCTCGGGGCTCGCGTAGAGGTTGTCGAAGCGCTTGCCCGTGGCGGGAACGACGCCGGACTCGTCTGGAAGAGACGAGAGCGTGGCGCTGTCGGCGATGTCCTGCAATCGCAGCCAGTGCTCGCTGCCGCGCGCCACCTTGCCGGAGCGCAGCTCGGTGAGCGCCTGCTTGGGGGTCATCACCGCGCCGCCTGGCAGGCGCACCCGCGTGGCCGCCGCGTGGGCGATGGTCTCCGGCAGGCCTTGCTCCATCACATGGAGCTCATGTCGCAGCCGAGGGTCCGCGATGTTCCCCACGCCGTGGTCGCCGACGCTGGCGTGAGGCTCGCCGTAGCGCACGGCGTACTCTTCCACCGTGTCCGTGTCGTCGTAGGACTTGAGGTGGGCCATCAGCCAGGAGCCGCCGCGCTTGATGGCGGTGTTCGCGTTGAAGTCGCCGAGCGCGATGGCGTGGGGGACCTTCCGGTGGCGCAGCAGCGTGTTGAGTTGCCGCAGGTTGTGCGCGTTGATGCCCGAGTCCCCCAGCGCGTGGTGCACGTTGTAGAGGGCGACAGGAAGGCCCGAGACCTCCAGATGGACGCGGAGCGAGCCCCGGTCCTCGACGAGCTCGAACGGGTCTCCGCCCCGCCGCTGGATGGCCGAGGCGCGCTCGGCGTCGGAGAGGACATACGTGTGGTGGGTGGCCTCCAGCAGGGGATGGCGCGAGAGGAACGCCTTGCCATTGATGAGCCGCGCCCCCGGACCCCCGTCGTGTCCGAAGTAGGCGAGGTGAAAGCCATACCGCGATGACAGCAGCACGGAGATGGGGACGTTGGCCTCCTGGAGCCCGATGACGTCTGGCATCCGTCCCTCGGCCTCCAGCGCATCGAAGTACGCGAGCAGGGCCTCCCGTCGCTGCCCCCCGAGCAGGATGTTGAACGTCATGACGGTGAGGCCGGGGCCCCGCGGAGGTCGGACGTCGGGATTGCGGACGACCAGCGTCCGGCCGTCCCCCAGCTTCCTCTCCGTCGACGGCAACGTGAAGGCGTCGAGGCTCGGCAGGACGAGCGTCGGGTCCTCGCGAGGATGCGGCTCATCGGAAGGCGTGGCCATGCGGCCGAGCAGCGGGCCCACGCCCGGCAGGTGCTCCAGGACCTCGGGCACCTTCATACGGCCTCCCAGCGGGAGTGCCTCGAGCGGGGGGCGCACAGCGATGAATCGAGCGGGCGAGCGGCGGTATCCACCGAACCTCCTGAGTGCCCTCAAGTTCGGTGCGCACCCGCGGACCCGCCAGGGGAGAGCCCCCGGCGAGACAGGGGCCGGCCCTCCTCGGCAGGAGGGCAGCCGGGCTCCGCGGTCGACTACTGACGTCGCTCCAGGTGGAGCGGCGCGCGGAACGGAACGACAGGCGGCGTCAGCTGCTGCGTGGCTGGCAGCAGGAAGCCGTTGCTTTGGGACTCGCTGCCCCCGGGGTTGGTCTGACAGGTGCCATCCGGAAAGAGCACGGAGCGATAGACGAAGGCGACGGTGGGCGCGGCATCCGGGCGCACGACGAAGCCACCCCTTGGATGTTTCAAGACCCGGCGCGGCAGGTAGAACGACGTGGCGTAACCCTGTCCCGCGCAGTCGACGTCTGTGAAATACAGGGAGATGGAGCTCCCGGAGGTCTTGAGGGTGTCTGCGTCGAAGAGCCAGAGGCGCCCGGCGTCGTCGGGCCAGATGCCGAGGTAGACATCGGCGTCGACCTCCCGCCCGTCCGCGTCCACGTAGAAGTAGTTCGATGAGCCGGGCTCACCCTGCGGGCCCTGGACGCCGGTGGCGCCCGGGAGCCCTTGGACACCCGGTGCGCCCTGGGGGCCTGGGGCTCCCACGTCACCCCTGGGGCCCGCAGGGCCTTGAGGCCCCGCAAGACCGTGCGGGCCAGCCGGGCCCCGCGGACCGTCGGACCCCTGGGGGCCCTGGGGTCCTATCTCCCCTTGCTCACCGGTTTTGGTGCAGGCGGATACCACCACGACAAGAAGTGTCAGGAATAGCGCTTTGGGCATACAGGTAATGATACCGATAATCCGGGCTTCAGATACGGATTGAGAGCGCTCCCTGTTCAATGTCAGTGATTCCACCCCGCAGGAAGTGCGTCTCTGTTACACGCGACACGTCCCGAGCGTTCGTGGGTTGAACTCAATCACTGTCTTTTCAACACATGCCGCCGAAGCCACGGAGCCGTCCGGGCCCGTGGGCGGAAGCGGGCCCGGCCTCGGGCACGAGGGGAAGGCTGGAAGACCCGAAGGCGTCGGCGTCACCGCACCAAAAGTGGTACACTGAACACAATGACGGTGCGCCTTCTCGGGGTCGTTCTTCTTGGAGTCTCAGCCTGCGCGACCACCTCCCAGGCGGACGCGTACACCGGTCCAGGGTCCTGCGAGCAGGGCGCGGAGCTGCCGTGCGCGGAGTGGGGCGCGAAGCTGCTGCGCGAAGGCGACCGGCCCCGCGCCATCGAGGCCTTCGGCAAGTCCTGTGAGACGGGGAACCTGTCGAGCTGCATGACGGAGGGACAGCTGCGCAAGGAGGCCGGCGACTACTCCGGCGCGGTGAAGCCCCTGCTCAAGGTGTACGAGACGGACGACGCGCGGGCCGCCGAGGCCCTCGCCGAAGTCTACGACGCGCGCGGAGGCGTCGGGGACCGTGAGGCCGCCAAGGACCTCCGGCATGCGGCGCCCGCGCTCAACAAGCCGGCCACGGAAGTGATGTACGCATTCCGAGCCACGACCGAGCACGGGGCCCGAGGCGAGCTGTCCTTCAACCTCCAACCCATGGCGTTCCTCGACCGGAGGCTCGGCTTTGGCGCCAACGTCGTCCTGGGCGGAGGGCGCTCGGCGGAGTTCAACGGCACCTTCGCCTATCAGCACTACGTCTCGGACTGGCTCGTCCCCTACGGCAAGATGATGCTCGGGACGATGCAGCGGGGGGACTACCACGCCATGAACATGGGCGGGGAGGTTGGAGGGAAGCTCTGCCTGGAGGACATCGGCCACCTGAACATGGCGCTGGGCGTGAGCCGTGGCAGCGGGGGCTACTTCTCCATCGGCATTGGCATCAACGGCATCATCGCCCTCGCGATCCTGGCGGAGATGCGCTGAGCGGCGCCGGGTCGCTGGCGACGCCACGAGGTGCACGCGCGCGCCTCCGAATCACCGGGCAATGACTGTTTGACTCGCTTGGTGGCGCGTCCCTAGCATCGTGTGAATTCTGGCGGGGGATTCATCACTCACATGCAGGCCACGGTGGAGTCTCCTGGGTATCTCTCCCAGGGCGAGGACTCTCTTTACTTCGTTCATCACGCCGCGCTCACCGAGCGCAGGGCGGCGGTGTTGCTCGCGGGGCCGTTGGGCCTGGAGCGGGAGCACGGCTACGTCGTCTGGGTTCGCTGGGCGCGTCACCTCGCGGCCCGGGGTGTGGACGTGCTGCGCTTGGACTACCGAGGCTGTGGCGAGAGCACGGGGCGCTTCGATGAGGCGACCTTCCCGCGTTGGGAGGAGGACTTGCGCACGGGCCTGGATCATCTGCGCAACCTGTGTCCGGGCGTGCCGCTCATGGTGCATGGGCTGCGGCTGGGGGCGCTCCTGGCCGCGCGCGTGTTCCGGACGGAGCGCGTGGACGGGCTGCTGATGTGGGATCCCCCGGAGTCGGGACAGACACACCTGCTGGAGGTCCTTCGCCGCAAGGTGGCCGCGGACAACCTGGAGGGCACGGGAGGGCAGGCGCGCTCCCGCGAGGACTACGTGGCGGCGCTGGAGGCGGGGCGCACGGTGGAGGTGGAGGGGCTCGGGTGGTCTCGCGGGCTGTGGCGTAGCGCGGAAGGTTACTCACTGGCGCTTCCGGACAGGGAGGAGCCTCGGCCGTGGCGGGTGGTCCATCTGGATGGCCGCCCGGCGGAGCGGTTCCTCGTGCCGGAGCGCAGCCACTCGGTCCGCGCGCCGAGGCCGTTCTTCTGGACCACGAGCAATCGGCTTTTGCCGGAGCTGACGAACCTCTATGAGGACGGCGTGAGCTTCATCGCGAAGACCTCGGTGCCGTTGGAGGCTCGGCCATGAGGGTGCTGCTCCAACTCGACGTGAAGGGCCATCGGCTGTGGGGGACGTACCATCCTCCCGCGCCGGGGACGCGTCGCTCGGTGGGCGTGCTCTTCCTGAACCCCGGCCATGTGCCCCGCACGGGACATGGTGGCCTGTCGACCCGGGCCGCGGAGCAGCTCTCGGCGAAGGGCTTCCCGTGCTTTCGCGTGGACCTGCCTGGGTTGGGGGACTCGGACGGCGTGTTGCCGGAGACGACGTCGGAGCTCTACCAGCACGTCTGCAATGGCGGCTTCGTGGACGTGGCCAACGCGGTGAGGGCCGAGCTCCAGCGCCGCTACGCCCTGGACGGGATGCTGCTGGGCGGGCTGTGCGGCGCGGCGACGACGTCGCTGTACCTGGCGGACCGTGAGCCCCAGGGCGTGCTCGGCCTCTTCATGTTCGAGCCCGAGTTCTACCTCTCCGAGCAGGAGGCGGTGGGCGTGGCGGGGGAGGGCGTGAGGGACGAGGCCGAGGCGGAGCACTCGCGACTGTCATTGAAGCGCGTGACGTCGAAGCTCTTCTCGTACTGGGGCTGGATGCGGATGCTGACCCGGGAGAACGAGTACGCGCGGCTGTTCAGGTACGTGCCGTTCCCGCGTCAGCGCCTGTTGGACCTGCTCATGGATTGGGATTCGCTCCCCGCGGTGGCCAATGTGCCGCTGGTGCGTGCGTGGCAGCGCGTGGTGGAGCGAGGGCTGCCCGTGCTGGTCATCACCGCGGAAGGGAAGCTGCGGGATGTGTTCTTCGACCGCATCCATCGCTCGGCGTTGGCGGGGCTGCGGCACTCGAACCTGACGCGGACGCGGCTGCGGGGCACCAATCACATCTTCACCACGGGGGGCGCCATCGACACGTGTGTGGCGCACCTCGCGCAGTGGGCCACGGCGCACTTCCCAGGAGGTGCGTCGAGCCACCTCCCCGTCATGCCCGGAGCCATGCGTCAGGGCGCGGAGCGCGTGGCGAGCTGAGCCCCGCGCTCACCGCGCGCCTCAGACGCGGTGGACGCGCTCGAGGCCCCAGGCGGCGTTCGTGTCGTCGCCGTCGTCCTGCTCCTCGTCGTCCTCGGCCAGGCCCTGCATCGACTTGAGCTGTGCGAACTCCTTGTCGCCGACGAGCTTGCGGATGGCGTCCGGGTCTCCCTCCTCGAGCTCGGAGTGGTTGCTGAAGCGGCTGGAGATCTCGTACTCCTCGTCGTCACACGTCTGATCGTGATTACCGATGAGCCCGAGCTTCGCGGTGGGGCGGATGGATGCTGAGGGGGGCTCGTGCGAGGAGCGGGGCCTCGCACGAGTCTGGGAGAAGAAGCCCGCCGTGACACATTCGACACGGCTGGAACAGGGGGCCGTGGAGGCTCAGGCCGCCACGAGTCCGTCTGTTCCTTGGCGCTGGCTCAGCCGCTTCTGGATGGCGAGGAACAGCGCCTCGTGTGTCGCGGGGGACGCCAATTCCACCTCGCCGCCCGCGTGGCCGAAGGCACCCACTGCGTCCTTCAGCGCCTCGCGCACGGAGAGGGCCAGCATCAACGGCGGCTCACCCACGGCCTTGCTTCCGTGGATGGTGTTGGGCTGCCGCGCGCGCTCCAGCAGGCTCACGCGGAAGTCCACGGGCGCGTCGCTGAAGGCAGGCACCGGATACGTGCTGGCCGAGTGCGTGAGCAGCCGACCCTTCGCATCCCAGCGCAGGTCCTCACCCGTCAGCCAGCCCATGCCCTGGACGAAGCCGCCTTCAATCTGCCCTCGGTCCACGCCCGGGTTGAGCGAGTCGCCCACGTCCTCCAGCAGGTCCACGCGAAGCACGCGCTTCATGCCCGTGTTCCCGTCGATCTCCACCTCCGTCACGGCCGCGCCATAGGCGAAGTAGAGGAACGGCTTTCCTCGGCCCTTGGCCTTGTCGTAGCCGATGCCCGGCGTTTGGTAGTAGCCGGTGGAGGACAGGCTGATGCGCGCCAGATACGCGGCCTCCACCACCTCCGCGAAGCTCACGTTGACGTCGGGCTTGCCTTGGACTTCCACGAGTCCATCGCGGAACACGAGCTGCTCGGCCGTCACGGGGTGGCCCTGCCGGTCCGCGAACAGCTTCACGGCCACGGGCTCCAGGCGCTGGCGCAGCGTCACGCACGCCTCGCGCACGGCGGCGCCATTCAAGTCGGAGCCGCTCGACGCCGCCGTGGCGGAGGTGTTGGGCACCTTGTCCGTCACGGTCTTCGCGACGCGGAGCGCGTGCTCGGGGACACCGAGCTCTCGCATGACCACGCCTTGAATCTTCGTGTGCAGGCCCTGGCCCATCTCCGTGCCGCCGTGCGACACCATGACCGAGCCATCGCGATACACGTGGACCAGCGCCCCCGCCTGGTTGAGGAACGTCGCCGTGAAGGAGATGCCGAACTTCATGGGCGTCATCGCCAGCCCGCGCTTGATTCGCGGGGAGCGGGCGTTGAACGCGGTCACTTCCTCGCGGCGGCGCGCGAAGTCGGACGAGTCCTTCAATTGGCGCCACAGGTGCGGCAGCCGCTCGTCCTCCAGCTCCTGCCCGTAGTGCGTGGTGTTCGTCTCGCCGGTGCCTCGGTAGAAGTTCCGCTCGCGGACCTCGTCCGCGGGCAGCCCCAGTGAGCGCGCCACGCGGTCGAGAATCTCCTCGCCCAGCAGCATGCCCTGCGGTCCACCGAAGCCTCGGAAGGCCGTGTTGGAGACCAGGTGTGTCTTCGCCACCCGTCCCAGGTAGCGCGTCGCGGGGATGTAGTAGGCGTTGTCGAGGTGGAAGAGGGCGCGGTCTGTAATCGACTCGGACAGGTCCAAGGACCAGCCGCCGTTGGACACGAGCTGCGCGTTCAGGGCGAGCAGCTTGCCCTGCTCATCGAAGCCGACGTCGAAGGTGGTGTGGAAGGGATGGCGCTTGCCCGTCACCATCATGTCCACGTCGCGGTCCATCATCCAGCGCACGGGCTTGCCCGTGAGCCACGCGGCCAGCGCCACCAGCGCGGCGGGCGCGTTGCCCTGGGTCTCCTTGCCGCCGAAGCCGCCGCCCATGCGCGGCGCCTGCACCACCACGCGGCTGCGCTGGAGGTGCAGCACGTGGGAGATGACCGCCTGCACCTCGGACGGGTGCTGCGTGGAGGAGACGACTGTGATGTCGCCGTCGTCGCCCCTCTCGGCGAACGCGGCATGGGTCTCCAGGTAGAAGTGCTCCTGTCCCCCCATCGTCACCGTGCCGGACAGCCGCCGAGGACTCGCCGCGAGCGCCGCCTCCACGTCCCCGCGCTGAATGATGTGCGGCTCGGTGTGGTAGCTGCGCTTCTCGATGGCCTCC
Encoded here:
- the xdhB gene encoding xanthine dehydrogenase molybdopterin binding subunit — translated: MFEFRLNGSLVRVQDESPNTTLLDFLRAQGATGTKQGCAEGDCGACTVAMVDADAEGNRCLRAFNSCITLVPMVAGREVVTVEGVGSREKPHPVQQAMVKHYGSQCGFCTPGFIVSMAEAYSRPEVCTPEAVADQLCGNICRCTGYRPIRDAMMEALAERDAKVGLRAPLPGTPLGGPAAALPSLSYEARGQKFLRPTSWAELLSLKAAHPEAMLVAGATELGVDITKKSRRYPFLISTEAVEGLRAIRREADGWYVGGAATLVDLEDALGKTFPEVGKMLNVFASRQIRQRATLSGNLVTASPIGDLAPVLLSLDARLVLASTKGERTVALSDFFLAYRKTALQADEVVRFIVIPHAPSAESGLKRLADSYKVSKRRELDISIVAAGFCVEVDAAGVVRSARLGYGGVAATPVRARRTEDLLVGRPWTRETMDKVLPVLAGELSPISDLRGSAEYRRGLIVSLFEKFFTGEHSPSLDAAPGFLADGRELPTDTTRSLRHDSALGHVTGSARYVDDLAQARPMLEVWPVCSPHAHARILRRDASAAKAMPGVVTVLLAEDIPGMNDTGPIRHDEPLLAKDEVLFHGQLVALVVGESIDACRAAAGQVVVEYEPLPAILTVEEAIEKRSYHTEPHIIQRGDVEAALAASPRRLSGTVTMGGQEHFYLETHAAFAERGDDGDITVVSSTQHPSEVQAVISHVLHLQRSRVVVQAPRMGGGFGGKETQGNAPAALVALAAWLTGKPVRWMMDRDVDMMVTGKRHPFHTTFDVGFDEQGKLLALNAQLVSNGGWSLDLSESITDRALFHLDNAYYIPATRYLGRVAKTHLVSNTAFRGFGGPQGMLLGEEILDRVARSLGLPADEVRERNFYRGTGETNTTHYGQELEDERLPHLWRQLKDSSDFARRREEVTAFNARSPRIKRGLAMTPMKFGISFTATFLNQAGALVHVYRDGSVMVSHGGTEMGQGLHTKIQGVVMRELGVPEHALRVAKTVTDKVPNTSATAASSGSDLNGAAVREACVTLRQRLEPVAVKLFADRQGHPVTAEQLVFRDGLVEVQGKPDVNVSFAEVVEAAYLARISLSSTGYYQTPGIGYDKAKGRGKPFLYFAYGAAVTEVEIDGNTGMKRVLRVDLLEDVGDSLNPGVDRGQIEGGFVQGMGWLTGEDLRWDAKGRLLTHSASTYPVPAFSDAPVDFRVSLLERARQPNTIHGSKAVGEPPLMLALSVREALKDAVGAFGHAGGEVELASPATHEALFLAIQKRLSQRQGTDGLVAA